The Gemmata palustris genome includes a region encoding these proteins:
- a CDS encoding YcjF family protein — protein MSRFWDAVKRTVTGDASPPPDIEAALASARAKNPAPMFWLLGKTQSGKTSLIRYLTGAEDAAIGSGFRPCTKTSRLYQFPTPDAPLLNFLDTRGVDEPGYDPTEDIAAFDPKAHVVVVTAKATDFAQGNVRHALERVRAVSRSRPVVLVITCLHEAIPRQAHPDPYPFGAMIADPNAPVPEGVPEHLRACIEEHKRAFVGLFDLCVPVDLTKSDDGFAEPNYGGEQVKQALLKVLPSAYRQTLLRLKDATDALKDAHQRHAEPIILGYTSLAGTAGAVPVPFADMVLLPGIQVRMAHHIGQIYGQPMTPERLRELVAAIGVGMISRQLVRQVVKFIPVVGSAVGATVAAASTYALGRALCFYFEAVCEGHVPTPDALRKFYHEHYDAAEKQWKVDHPKGETKST, from the coding sequence ATGAGCCGGTTCTGGGATGCGGTGAAGCGAACGGTGACCGGCGACGCCAGTCCACCGCCGGACATTGAGGCTGCGCTCGCCAGCGCGCGTGCCAAAAACCCGGCCCCGATGTTTTGGCTCCTCGGCAAAACACAGTCCGGCAAGACGTCGCTCATTCGCTACCTGACCGGGGCCGAAGACGCCGCGATCGGGTCCGGGTTCCGCCCGTGTACCAAAACGTCCCGCCTGTACCAGTTCCCCACGCCGGACGCGCCGCTGCTCAACTTCCTCGACACCCGCGGCGTCGACGAACCGGGCTACGACCCCACCGAGGACATCGCCGCGTTCGACCCGAAGGCGCACGTCGTCGTCGTGACCGCGAAGGCGACCGACTTCGCCCAGGGCAACGTGCGGCACGCGCTCGAGCGCGTGCGCGCGGTGAGCCGGTCGCGGCCGGTCGTACTCGTGATTACGTGCCTCCACGAAGCGATCCCCCGGCAGGCGCACCCCGATCCGTATCCCTTTGGGGCGATGATCGCCGACCCCAACGCGCCCGTACCAGAGGGCGTCCCAGAACACCTCCGCGCGTGCATCGAGGAGCACAAGCGGGCGTTCGTGGGGCTGTTCGATTTGTGCGTTCCTGTGGATCTCACCAAATCCGACGACGGGTTCGCCGAACCGAACTACGGCGGTGAGCAGGTGAAGCAGGCGCTCCTGAAGGTGCTCCCGTCCGCGTATAGACAGACGCTCTTGCGCCTCAAGGACGCGACCGACGCGCTGAAAGACGCACACCAGCGCCACGCGGAGCCGATCATTCTGGGCTACACGTCGCTGGCCGGAACTGCAGGGGCGGTGCCGGTGCCGTTCGCGGACATGGTGCTCTTACCCGGCATTCAGGTCCGGATGGCGCACCACATCGGCCAGATCTACGGCCAGCCCATGACCCCGGAACGCTTGCGGGAACTAGTCGCCGCGATCGGCGTGGGCATGATCTCGCGCCAACTGGTGCGGCAGGTGGTGAAGTTCATCCCCGTCGTCGGGTCGGCGGTGGGCGCGACCGTGGCCGCGGCCTCGACGTATGCGCTCGGCCGCGCGCTGTGCTTCTATTTTGAGGCGGTGTGCGAGGGACACGTGCCCACGCCCGACGCGCTGCGGAAGTTCTATCACGAGCACTACGACGCCGCCGAGAAGCAGTGGAAGGTCGATCACCCGAAGGGCGAGACGAAAAGCACCTAA